A part of Salvelinus sp. IW2-2015 linkage group LG16, ASM291031v2, whole genome shotgun sequence genomic DNA contains:
- the LOC111975896 gene encoding urotensin-2B-like, with protein MDSFVSVNYWLGLLAFMLLQGVVSVEGRSIFNPGNHVYPQRGDTDAQNKILALLLHRSLEPIERSDTLGLEFANKLAELKEIEALKVDLELEREISSNTLAEDESIPRKRAEPCFWKYCV; from the exons ATGGACAGTTTTGTCTCTGTGAACTACTGGCTGGGACTGCTAGCTTTTATGCTTCTACAAGGGGTAGTCAGTGTGGAGGGAAGAAGCATCTTCAACCCTG GAAACCATGTATATCCCCAAAGAGGAGACACAGATGCCCAGAACAAGATTCTAGCATTGTTACTACATAGAAGCTTAGAACCTATTGAAAGAAGTGACACTTTAG GTTTAGAGTTTGCCAACAAGCTAGCGGAGCTGAAGGAG ATAGAGGCTTTGAAGGTGGACTTAGAGCTGGAAAGGGAGATCTCATCAAACACACTAGCAGAGGACGAGTCCATACCGAGGAAAAGGGCTGAGC CCTGTTTCTGGAAGTACTGTGTATGA